In Synechocystis sp. PCC 6714, the following are encoded in one genomic region:
- a CDS encoding cupin domain-containing protein, whose amino-acid sequence MKILRLPSLFFQLFLVLVIALGGLTIGVPGALAIATLDNFPTPNIDKTEKILGPAGEIFEFSTCNADGIGFTIAEAQIPPGAGPLPHIHHYTNEWFWTPKGGLQLFQSVKEYPDLENPATDEQAGNATVYTVNTEPNQIVYGPKYRIHGFANTTMETRPLTFIWLEDPISPAYELHDGGIREYFQDVGIPIKDLKHLPAITDQSKIEFVSQAPLYGINQSYYFFQYVDGVSGKLPTPLLNLNNDKKLNRIIETINAYNQGDTSIHCF is encoded by the coding sequence ATGAAAATTTTGCGTTTACCTTCATTATTTTTTCAGTTATTTCTAGTTCTTGTAATCGCTTTAGGTGGTTTGACCATAGGCGTTCCCGGGGCTCTGGCGATCGCCACATTGGATAATTTTCCTACCCCCAACATAGATAAAACGGAAAAGATTCTGGGACCGGCGGGGGAGATTTTTGAATTTTCCACCTGTAATGCCGATGGCATTGGCTTTACCATTGCGGAAGCCCAGATTCCTCCGGGGGCAGGGCCATTACCCCACATCCATCACTACACCAATGAGTGGTTTTGGACTCCGAAAGGGGGATTACAATTATTTCAAAGTGTAAAGGAATATCCCGACTTGGAGAATCCCGCCACCGATGAACAGGCCGGAAATGCCACTGTATACACCGTTAACACTGAACCCAACCAGATTGTTTATGGGCCCAAATATCGGATCCATGGGTTTGCTAACACCACGATGGAAACCCGTCCTTTGACCTTTATTTGGTTGGAAGATCCCATTTCGCCTGCATACGAATTGCATGACGGTGGCATCCGCGAGTATTTCCAAGATGTGGGTATCCCCATTAAAGACTTAAAACATTTGCCCGCTATCACTGATCAATCCAAGATAGAATTTGTTAGCCAAGCTCCTCTCTATGGTATCAACCAAAGCTACTACTTTTTTCAGTATGTGGATGGGGTTAGCGGCAAATTACCAACGCCCCTGCTCAATCTGAACAACGATAAAAAGTTAAATCGCATCATCGAGACAATTAATGCCTATAATCAAGGCGATACTTCGATTCACTGCTTTTAA
- a CDS encoding sugar phosphate isomerase/epimerase family protein — MISAPKIKFGVHTFIWKKEFLGDEEYVFQDAKKWGFNGVEIATHYFDQIDPLQLKSYGQKYGLELTFCTSLPQGLSLTAEDKTCWRDSIAYLQRAIKFCQQCGITQLSGPFPHPVGYLSGEPLQKQENIRMQEAFRLVAETLVKTDLKLAIEPLNRFQGYAINTVAQGLELLDAVDCPQLGLLLDLFHMNIEEKDVLEAFRQARGSCFHIHACAKDRGTPGSDSFAWNDWFQVLQEINYSGWVTIESFNFEDKELASGARLWRPVAPSNKVLAQDGLKFLRQTYQTN, encoded by the coding sequence ATGATTTCTGCCCCAAAAATTAAATTTGGAGTTCATACTTTCATCTGGAAAAAAGAATTTCTTGGTGACGAAGAATATGTTTTCCAAGATGCCAAAAAGTGGGGATTTAATGGGGTAGAAATTGCTACCCACTATTTTGACCAAATCGATCCCCTCCAACTTAAAAGCTATGGCCAAAAGTATGGTTTAGAACTAACTTTTTGCACCAGTTTACCCCAGGGCTTATCCCTAACCGCCGAGGACAAAACCTGCTGGCGGGATTCCATTGCTTATCTACAAAGGGCAATTAAATTCTGTCAGCAATGCGGCATTACCCAATTGTCTGGCCCGTTTCCCCATCCCGTGGGCTATCTCAGTGGAGAACCTCTCCAAAAACAGGAAAATATTCGCATGCAGGAAGCCTTTAGGTTGGTAGCGGAAACCCTGGTCAAAACTGATCTAAAACTGGCGATCGAACCCCTAAATCGTTTTCAAGGTTATGCCATCAACACGGTGGCTCAGGGTCTGGAATTACTCGACGCAGTGGATTGTCCCCAACTGGGTCTGTTACTGGATTTATTCCATATGAATATTGAAGAAAAGGATGTGCTTGAGGCTTTTCGACAGGCAAGAGGCAGTTGTTTTCATATCCATGCCTGCGCTAAAGATCGAGGGACCCCTGGCAGTGATTCCTTTGCCTGGAATGATTGGTTTCAAGTTTTGCAAGAAATTAATTATTCTGGTTGGGTGACCATCGAAAGTTTTAATTTTGAGGACAAAGAATTAGCTTCCGGCGCTCGTCTGTGGCGCCCTGTGGCTCCTAGTAACAAAGTTCTAGCTCAAGATGGACTGAAATTTTTGCGGCAAACCTATCAAACTAACTAA
- a CDS encoding alpha/beta fold hydrolase, whose protein sequence is MNSPFIPTTLPSGFEHTYTNVDGVNLHAIEGGNGQPLLLLGGWPQTCYVWRLLLEQLGEHFRVIALDMRGQGDSDIPDGPYDCGTAAKEIKAFLEQKEINSFYLVGHDVGAWVAFTVLKFFPDAVLGTGLIDAAIPGLVSSDFFAVVNAPKVWQFYFHMVPDLASSLVTGKENEYLSWYFTNKSKRKQNLTPEVIDYYARYYSRPGAMKAGFLWYSALEETTKANTPTVDTHFNQPIFAMGGEFATKSLIYNGLSPYCDDITGYVIEQCGHYIPEEAPEEIFQAILTTFTTAKES, encoded by the coding sequence ATGAATAGCCCCTTTATTCCCACCACTCTGCCATCTGGATTTGAACACACCTACACCAACGTTGACGGGGTAAATCTCCATGCCATTGAAGGGGGAAACGGGCAACCATTACTTTTACTTGGTGGCTGGCCCCAAACCTGTTACGTCTGGCGGTTATTGCTGGAACAATTGGGAGAACATTTCCGGGTAATAGCTCTAGATATGCGGGGTCAGGGGGATTCAGATATTCCCGACGGCCCCTATGACTGCGGCACAGCGGCTAAGGAAATTAAAGCTTTTTTAGAACAAAAAGAAATTAATTCTTTTTACTTAGTAGGCCACGATGTGGGAGCTTGGGTGGCATTTACAGTGCTAAAGTTTTTTCCGGATGCGGTGCTCGGGACAGGGTTAATTGATGCGGCTATTCCTGGTTTAGTGAGTAGCGATTTCTTTGCCGTTGTTAATGCGCCAAAAGTTTGGCAGTTTTATTTCCACATGGTGCCAGATTTAGCAAGTAGTTTGGTAACAGGAAAAGAAAATGAATATCTCAGTTGGTACTTCACCAATAAATCTAAACGAAAACAAAACCTTACACCAGAAGTGATTGACTATTATGCCCGTTATTACAGTCGTCCAGGGGCTATGAAAGCCGGTTTTCTTTGGTACTCTGCTTTGGAAGAAACAACAAAAGCAAATACCCCGACGGTGGATACCCATTTTAACCAACCAATTTTCGCCATGGGGGGAGAATTTGCCACTAAATCGTTAATTTATAATGGTTTATCTCCCTATTGTGATGACATTACCGGTTATGTGATTGAGCAGTGTGGTCATTACATTCCCGAGGAAGCACCAGAGGAAATTTTCCAGGCAATTTTAACTACTTTTACAACCGCGAAGGAGTCCTGA
- a CDS encoding cupin domain-containing protein: MLLKVKLWGIGLVLTLTLGAILFLQNFSVAAELEIHTFDDIPMPKLADPLLIYTPANEIFDIASCSAKDIGFAIAHAQIPPGGGPMPHIHYFINEWFWTPEGGIELFHSTRQYPNMDELPVVGGAGRGDLYSIQSEPKQLIYSPNHYMHGFVNPTDKTLPIVFVWMRNEVAPDFPYHDGGMREYFQAVGPRITDLNNLPQLTNAQRAAFATEAPKYGINQSSYFMEYVNTISNKLPAKIARLKNDKDLERMVEVIEAFNRGDKSVSCS, from the coding sequence ATGTTATTAAAAGTTAAACTTTGGGGTATTGGCCTGGTTTTAACTCTAACTTTGGGAGCTATTCTTTTTCTGCAAAATTTTAGCGTAGCTGCAGAACTAGAGATTCATACTTTTGATGATATTCCTATGCCTAAATTGGCAGATCCTCTGCTGATTTATACCCCCGCCAATGAAATTTTTGACATTGCTTCCTGTAGTGCTAAGGACATTGGTTTTGCCATTGCCCACGCCCAAATCCCCCCCGGAGGCGGTCCCATGCCCCACATTCACTATTTCATTAACGAGTGGTTTTGGACTCCAGAAGGAGGCATCGAACTATTCCACAGCACTAGACAATATCCCAATATGGATGAGTTACCGGTGGTGGGGGGAGCCGGTCGAGGAGATCTGTACAGTATTCAAAGCGAGCCAAAGCAACTGATTTATTCCCCTAATCACTATATGCATGGTTTTGTTAATCCTACGGATAAAACATTACCCATTGTTTTTGTTTGGATGCGCAATGAAGTGGCACCGGATTTTCCTTACCACGACGGCGGTATGCGGGAATATTTCCAAGCAGTGGGTCCCCGCATTACTGACTTGAATAATTTACCGCAATTAACCAATGCCCAAAGGGCCGCTTTTGCAACCGAGGCTCCCAAGTACGGCATTAACCAAAGCTCCTATTTTATGGAATATGTCAACACCATTAGCAATAAATTACCTGCTAAAATTGCCAGGCTAAAAAATGATAAAGATCTGGAGCGAATGGTAGAAGTAATTGAAGCCTTTAATCGTGGTGATAAATCGGTAAGCTGCTCATGA